Proteins encoded together in one Lathyrus oleraceus cultivar Zhongwan6 chromosome 5, CAAS_Psat_ZW6_1.0, whole genome shotgun sequence window:
- the LOC127084075 gene encoding uncharacterized protein LOC127084075, whose translation MVLNDCVNHHHHSSEMSFRITQDSRFFSRLMSKETSNANSSSRRVFYYGETSVAVPFTWEAQPGTPKHPLSEASLPPLTPPPSYSSTNNSSAKRRISKLNMFLTILPRLVGSRKSHVSPSSSSSSWSSSSSFSMRDGSLSRSRRGSRSLKNKISKRFRGCYPFGSMKKATVLFGGV comes from the exons atggttttgaatgattgtgtcaatcatcatcatcattcatctGAAATGTCCTTTAGAATAACACAAGATAGTAGATTCTTCTCTAGGCTAATGTCCAAGGAAACTTCAAATGCAAACTCATCTTCAAGGAGAGTGTTCTATTATGGTGAAACATCAGTTGCTGTTCCTTTCACTTGGGAAGCACAACCTGGAACACCTAAACATCCTTTGTCAGAAGCTTCTCTACCTCCTCTCACACCTCCACCTTCTTATTCTAGTACTAATAACTCCAGTGCCAAGAGAAGAATCTCAAAACTCAACATGTTTTTAACCATTTTGCCTAGGCTTGTTGGTTCGAGGAAGTCTCATGTGTCGCCTTCGTCGTCGTCCTCATCTTGGTCGTCGTCCTCTTCGTTTTCGATGAGAGACGGAAGCTTATCGAGATCTCGTCGCGGCTCAAGGTCTTTGAAAAACAAGATTTCTAAAAGGTTTAGAGGGTGCTATCCTTTTGGAAGTATGAAGAAAGCAACT GTTCTATTTGGAGGTGTCTAG